A DNA window from Aquarana catesbeiana isolate 2022-GZ linkage group LG01, ASM4218655v1, whole genome shotgun sequence contains the following coding sequences:
- the LOC141129072 gene encoding serine/threonine-protein kinase SBK1-like, with protein sequence MASNIEDVTKNTAKNLLELISETSENLRMMEVTDFFDPIKELGSGSYGKVLLAKHRGSDELVALKLMSKETTPKDNFLMEYGISLSLSSHPNIIATHEIVFHTSSDYVFVQEVAPAGDLLSIVKERVGLKEDLVKSCVLQIANALDFMHSKGMVHRDIKLDNILLMDMECNNVKLADFGLTMLQGTQAPFMPWFIPHSAPELCTLKQGEKLLLHPSIDIWAFGVMIYTAMTGSFPWREGGSHDLKYQKFAWWQTQKDLTLSPRKWRQFSIEARQMFWDMLALNASERCSALDVLKYVHLPWKAEMPPESLSRNTVVHVT encoded by the exons ATGGCTTCTAACATTGAGGACGTGACCAAGAACACCGCAAAGAATCTCCTTGAGCTCATCTCCGAAACCTCTGAAAACCTGAGGATGATGGAGGTGACTGACTTCTTTGACCCCATTAAAGAGCTCGGGAGTGGATCGTATGGAAAGGTTCTGCTGGCCAAACATCGGGGTTCAG ATGAGTTGGTGGCTTTAAAACTGATGAGCAAGGAGACAACTCCAAAGGACAACTTCCTAATGGAATATGGAATATCTCTTAGTCTCAGCAGCCATCCAAATATCATTGCAACCCACGAGATCGTTTTCCATACCAGCAGTGACTATGTCTTTGTCCAGGAGGTGGCGCCAGCTGGAGATCTTCTCTCAATAGTGAAGGAAAGG gttGGTTTGAAGGAAGATCTAGTGAAGAGCTGTGTTCTACAGATCGCGAATGCTTTGGACTTTATGCACAGCAAAGGAATGGTCCATCGGGACATTAAACTGGACAACATTTTGCTCATGGACATGGAATGTAATAATGTCAAGCTGGCAGATTTTGGACTGACAATGCTCCAGGGAACTCAAGCGCCCTTTATGCCATGGTTTATACCGCACTCCGCTCCGGAACTGTGCACCCTAAAACAAGGGGAAAAGTTGCTGCTGCACCCGAGCATTGACATCTGGGCCTTTGGGGTCATGATATACACAGCTATGACAGGGTCCTTCCCCTGGAGAGAAGGAGGGAGTCATGACCTCAAGTATCAGAAGTTTGCTTGGTGGCAAACACAGAAGGATCTGACCTTGTCACCAAGAAAGTGGCGACAATTCTCTATTGAAGCCAGGCAGATGTTCTGGGACATGTTGGCCCTCAACGCCTCTGAGAGGTGTTCTGCTTTGGATGTTTTAAAATATGTCCACCTGCCTTGGAAAGCAGAAATGCCTCCAGAGAGTCTATCCAGGAATACGGTAGTACATGTGACATAA